The genomic stretch CGCCAACGTTTAACCAACCCTACTGTCCAAACTCAGCCATCAAAGCTTCATCATTATCATCAGCGATATTGGCCACCAACGTAATCGCTCGCGCAATTTCCCCAGGGGATAATTCCGCAACCGTGCGCGTCGCGACCACCACCACCCGGTTATCCACAATCGCAAAATGGGCCTCAAACGTTGCCAGCCAATTCATTTCCAACAGCTTACGCATCAACTTAGGTTCCTCTTTGGCCGGTAAAGAGAGAACATAAGACCAGGCCGTTAACGTATCATCATCCGTTTGACCTGTCAGTTGCACATACACCTCAACTGTCCCATATTGGAACTTCCACAAATACCCTTCCTGGGGATCGTGGCCTGCTTGCACCGTCTGACCTTCAGGAATCATGGTGCTGATTACCCCTTCGATCTCATGGGTATAATCGGGAGCCGTTGGTTCTAGCTTTTCTGCGATCGCGTTTTCTATCACTGAATCACTCATAATCTTCTATCTCCATCATCAATTATACAAGAACCCCCTTACACCAG from Roseofilum capinflatum BLCC-M114 encodes the following:
- a CDS encoding YbjN domain-containing protein gives rise to the protein MSDSVIENAIAEKLEPTAPDYTHEIEGVISTMIPEGQTVQAGHDPQEGYLWKFQYGTVEVYVQLTGQTDDDTLTAWSYVLSLPAKEEPKLMRKLLEMNWLATFEAHFAIVDNRVVVVATRTVAELSPGEIARAITLVANIADDNDEALMAEFGQ